From the genome of Ictalurus punctatus breed USDA103 chromosome 5, Coco_2.0, whole genome shotgun sequence:
CTGATGAGGAGCGGCGACTTTTAGCCAAGGAGGGAGTGACCATCCCAACACACATGCCTCTCaccaaggtacacacacacacacacacacacacacacacacgtacacacacacacacacaagggagAGAGAATGCAGCATGACGGGTTTACATTCAGTTCATTGTATAGACAGACAGTGACGCATGTTTGTCGTCATTCTAGACTCCtaaactatttttgtgtttgtgtgcgcttgtgtgtgtgtgtgtgtgtgtgtgtgtgtgtgtgtgtgtgtgtgtgtgttaggcggAGGAGAGATCTCTGAAGCGGGTGAGGAGGAAGATCCGGAACAAACAGTCTGCACAGGAAAGTcgcaagaagaagaaagtgtACGTGGATGGACTGGagaacaggtgagagagaggagagagagagaggtcagaggtcagtagTAGTGGTATACATGATTTACACACGTGTCGTACTGTGATGCTgatgataagtgtgtgtgtgtgtgtgtgtgtgtgtgtgtgtgtgtgtgtgtgtgtgtccctcagGGTTGCTGTGTGTACAGCTCATAATCAGGAGCTGCAGAAGAAAGTGGAGCTGCTGCAGAAACAAAACATGTaagatcaacacacacacacacacacacacacggatggaCACTTAGATATTTAGGCAGGTGTTATACAGGAGatgttgatgatggtgtgtgtgtgtgtgtgtgtgtgtgtgtgtgtcttcaggTCTCTGATGGAGCAGCTGAGGAAACTGCAGTCCATAGTGAAGATGAGCACCATGAAGACCAGCACCACCAGCACCTGTATCATGgtgagacaaacacacacacacacacacacacacagacacacttccATTTTAATCTACAGCTCCACAGATTATTATTGGGGTTAGTGTTGTTGTTTCCCTGTTGATAAATAAAAGGGGGCGTGGTTGATGAGGTGATTGACAGCTGACACACACCTGAAGCTCAGAACATTTTCTGTAGCAAAGCCGTGTCCTGTTCTGCTGAAGGAAGCTCACCCTAAAACCCTGTCTGAGTTATTCAGCATGAGTTAGGGGTGTGTCCATGACTAATGTGGGTGGGGTCGAGGTGGTTTGAGTGTATGCCCCGCCCAATCTACTGCAGGTGTTGGGATCAGGGCAATAACCCAGCATGCTCTTTACAACAGGATCTGAACTttatactgtactgtgtgtgtgtgtgtgtgtgtgtgtgtgtgtgtgtgtgtgtgtgtttctctctctgcaggtgTTCTTGCTGTCATTCTGTCTGATTATTTTTCCGTCCATCAATCCGTTCGGCGGTTCCGCGCAAAAAGACCTGTACACTGCCTCGACaggtgagtacacacacacacatacacacacacacacacacacacacacacacacacacacacacacacacaccctctcagtACACGTGTCAGAATCAGGTGACGTACAGAGATTGGACAGTTCTGAGAGCTTTAACAGAAATAGATTCCACCTGGTGGGTTTTTCCTGTTGGATCAAATTATTGTATGATGTTATAGTTTTAAACGGTGTGTGgggttaaatataaatacagtgaTTATAATGTAGCATAAGAAAGGGATTAAAAATGAAGAAGACTTCTTTAAGATCAGTAACAATCTCCACAGAATCAGATTTGCTGTTCAGGCGCCATCTAGTGgtgagaaaatgaatgaaagaaagagatcAGACGGATTAACGGAGTGGTGCGTGTTTAATTCCAGGCATGTCTCGAGCTCTGCGTTCGTACCCCACGATGCCCAAAAGTGAGGTCATCACCAGCCCTAACGAGGTGatggaggagggggaggagctgGTGCTGATGGTGGAGAATAATCAGATCCTCCTGAATCAGACGCCCGACTACCAGCAGCTCGACCAGTCCGACTCCGAGACGGCCGTCAACAGCAACTCGTCATCCGACTTCCCGTCCGGCACCgtcacacaccctcacacacagacacacgcgcGCTCGGACCCGGCGGCGCCCCCGGTGGTGTATGACGGTCAGAGTGCGGGTAAAGAGAGTTGGCTGGAGCAGACGGCTACTGCGGTCATTATACAGCAGCATCGCTCTGACGagatgtagacacacacacacacacacacacacgggacagAGTGGaatattattcttttattctttaattTAATCTGCTGTGATTGGGCGTGCTCTGATAATCAGACGTCACTGTGTTTAGTGACTCTCTCAGTAAAGCAGCGTACTGATGCAGCATCCATGCGCCTGAGATGAAATTataaccaacaaaaaaaaagtgttattttgaTCATTTAAGGATTATTGCATAAATCCACTCGCCAGATATTCGGATGTATAAATTTTGGCACCCTGATAAAGGGTAAGATAAAAGGGGGTTTTACTTTAGGGTCCCTACTTATActgcactgtttgtttgtttgtttgtttgtttttaaacatttatgcaCTTTCTTTACATCCACGTCCCTCCGCTAGCGGACACACAGCAGCGCTACACATTTCTCAGAAGGACTAAACATTTCTCAGAAGGAGGTGTCAGTgggtgtgatgatgatgtgtgtttatattagaGCTGTAGCAGGGCATTccacaccatcatcaccatcatcatcaccatcatcaccatcatcgtcatcatcaccatcatcgtcgTCGTTGCAGTACTTCATAATTTTCCCTTTCAGTAAAAGCGGATGAaagtttcctgtgtgtgtgatgaaggacGTGCGGTGGATCCACTCAGGAATCCGGACCTGTTGTGTAAATAATCATGTAAAGGGAAGATCTGTGTCAAATAAAACGGTGTCATCGATCTCTTGCTCATTTTATAAACGGATCCGTGCTGTAAATAACGCTTCGGGTTTAAACCGTACATCTGCTTCCTGTTACTATGAATGTTTATTAGTGATTATGGGCgatgtgctttatttttattgagtttttttatttacctgCTGATTATTTTGGACGTTGCACTGATGTGTTAGTGCTCCAAAtgtttaatgtcattttaatgtaaatgttattgaACGAGCTGATTAAATAAACATTcctttattatataaaacaccgtgtgtgtgtgtgcgcgtgtgtgtttacagaaatCTATCGGATTATTCAGATGTAAGATTTGTATTAATTATGACTGATTTCATGGGAAACTGATCgtatttctgtataaattacAGATGAAGCGTCTTCATGAATCACACAAAGTCACGAGCCTCTCCATCCAGCTTTAATACATCATACACACTCTAACACAAACTGCTTTATTTGTTGTGGGCGTGGTTTGTGACTGGGCGTGGCTGTGGGTTGCGTCATCACGTTTAGATGGCTCAGGAGCTCTCACACGCCTTTAAGTAAGTCCTGCATGTCGATTTATTTTTCGTTAATTTCACGACATTTTATTTATCACGACATGTCTGTGTCTTTGCTGCACAATACAAGATGGACGTGTGTACAAATGCAAGAAATAATCACGTAAAATTTCTAATTTAAAGGCCAGGTGATGAAGTTCTggtttctgattggccagatACAGAGACTGTCCACTAGAGGGCGTCCTGATCTCATTTCCGCTGAATACACAAAGCCCATGCTGGTTTACTTTGAGACAAAATGTCAGTGGTTTTGTTCTAAAATGAAAACATCTGGGAAATTACTGTGgagagattttattatttatgatttaatgggacattttcatattcatttttatgGCAAAAACTTATTTTTGTACATTCATATGCACAGCAGTGTAAAAtctcaacatttcacatttattcatttacaaatatattccTACAGCAGAGAATTACATTCATAATATAAACACCATGCTTTAATGACAAAGAACATTCCCGTGGATAATCCCAGTATTCCCACTGCAATTCCCACCGCAAACACCACCGTCGGAGTCACACTCGGAGTTATCACTGgttcatctgtgaaacacacacacacacacacacacacacacacacacacacacacacacacacacacacacacacacagaggatcagtgtcataaagtaaaataaattaaatgaatccAGTGAGAAGTTTCTCACCCCATGTTCTAGTCTGAGGCGAGTCCAGAGCTTCATGCTCCACCGTGCAGCTGTAAACATCTGCTTCAGTCTCCGGAGAACTCGTCAGTGTGGAGAACAAGTTGAAGGTTCCGTCTCTGTTTAGTAAAAACTGGCTGATGTACACTCCCCCTGTCACGGACACACCGTTCCTCGTCCAGTTCACGCTGATGTGTGGAGGATAGAAATTCCTCATGAAGCAGATGAAGTTATTTTCTTCTCCAGGCACCACGTCGTGTTTCGGGTAGACGCTGATCTCCGGAGGATCTGAGCAGATATAAAGTCTTCTGAGTGAACATCTGTTTAAAAAGTTCTGAGCGCACGCAGAGACTTCAGCACTTAAACATCAGCGTGTTGCCTTCACGT
Proteins encoded in this window:
- the creb3l3l gene encoding cAMP responsive element binding protein 3-like 3 like, whose translation is MMSLREELQDSEGPDLFGLLFPDEDPGADDFFFSDGSNLIEGLLSEQDMLSAVDTEDFLSQLLGEEDDGFTAQRVSLSPLGSDSGISDDPSSSPHSEPECVMEGVVEGVVEGVMECYEAQVVETDHCYALHSVRTDKPDTDVFIDLDDMDESLSTDESSELPCSLTIEESTLSNKLDHMFSFKEIELTDEERRLLAKEGVTIPTHMPLTKAEERSLKRVRRKIRNKQSAQESRKKKKVYVDGLENRVAVCTAHNQELQKKVELLQKQNMSLMEQLRKLQSIVKMSTMKTSTTSTCIMVFLLSFCLIIFPSINPFGGSAQKDLYTASTGMSRALRSYPTMPKSEVITSPNEVMEEGEELVLMVENNQILLNQTPDYQQLDQSDSETAVNSNSSSDFPSGTVTHPHTQTHARSDPAAPPVVYDGQSAGKESWLEQTATAVIIQQHRSDEM
- the LOC108264928 gene encoding H-2 class II histocompatibility antigen, A-Q alpha chain — protein: MHSNLVVLTRLSVWDHPQEQRVLLSESGSKLQPSLFLSLHLLIEASLAGHERPKCTRRSDKDSSHVLKRGRDISLLNFIQHLLSSLGLEGNFLNRCSLRRLYICSDPPEISVYPKHDVVPGEENNFICFMRNFYPPHISVNWTRNGVSVTGGVYISQFLLNRDGTFNLFSTLTSSPETEADVYSCTVEHEALDSPQTRTWDEPVITPSVTPTVVFAVGIAVGILGLSTGMFFVIKAWCLYYECNSLL